The proteins below are encoded in one region of Streptomyces cyanogenus:
- the aroA gene encoding 3-phosphoshikimate 1-carboxyvinyltransferase produces the protein MAPNTSSTALWPAPHASGAVDATVHVPGSKSVTNRALVLAALASEPGWLRRPLRSRDTLLMAGALRAMGIEIEEGVGPDGTGEAWRVLPTGLRGPATVDVGNAGTVMRFLPPVAALADGPIRFDGDPRSYERPLDGVIDALRLLGARIDDDGRGALPLTVHGGGALDGGPVSVDASSSSQFVSALLLSGPRFNQGVEVRHTGATLPSMPHIRMTVDMLRAVGAQVDTPESGGEPNVWRVTPGALLGRDLTIEPDLSNAQPFLAAALVTGGRVLIPDWPARTTQPGDRLREIFTEMGGSCELTEYGLEFSGSGAIHGIDVDLGDVGELTPGIAAVAALADSPSTLRGVAHLRLHETDRLAALTKEINELGGDVTETADGLHIRPRPLHGGVFHTYEDHRMATAGAVIGLAVEGVRIENVATTAKTLPDFPELWTGMLGQ, from the coding sequence ATGGCCCCGAACACCTCCTCCACCGCCCTCTGGCCCGCCCCGCACGCGAGCGGAGCCGTCGACGCGACGGTCCACGTGCCGGGGTCCAAGTCGGTCACCAACCGTGCCCTGGTCCTGGCCGCCCTGGCCTCCGAGCCGGGCTGGCTGCGCCGCCCCCTGCGGTCCCGGGACACCCTGCTGATGGCCGGGGCCCTCAGGGCCATGGGCATCGAGATCGAGGAGGGGGTGGGCCCGGACGGCACCGGCGAGGCCTGGCGGGTGCTGCCCACCGGCCTGCGCGGCCCGGCCACGGTCGACGTCGGCAACGCGGGCACCGTCATGCGGTTCCTGCCGCCGGTGGCCGCGCTGGCCGACGGTCCCATCCGGTTCGACGGGGACCCGCGGTCGTACGAGCGGCCGCTCGACGGGGTGATCGACGCGCTGCGGCTGCTCGGCGCGCGGATCGACGACGACGGCCGGGGCGCGCTGCCGCTGACCGTGCACGGCGGCGGGGCCCTGGACGGCGGCCCGGTGTCGGTCGACGCCTCCTCCTCGTCCCAGTTCGTCTCCGCGCTGCTGCTGTCCGGCCCGCGCTTCAACCAGGGGGTGGAGGTCCGGCACACCGGGGCGACGCTGCCCTCGATGCCGCACATCCGGATGACGGTGGACATGCTGCGCGCGGTCGGCGCCCAGGTGGACACCCCGGAGTCGGGCGGCGAGCCGAACGTGTGGCGGGTGACGCCGGGCGCGCTGCTCGGCCGGGACCTGACGATCGAGCCGGACCTGTCCAACGCGCAGCCGTTCCTGGCGGCGGCCCTGGTCACCGGCGGCAGGGTGCTGATCCCGGACTGGCCGGCCCGCACCACCCAGCCGGGTGACCGGCTGCGGGAGATCTTCACCGAGATGGGCGGTTCCTGCGAACTCACCGAGTACGGGCTGGAGTTCAGCGGTTCCGGGGCGATCCACGGCATCGACGTCGACCTGGGCGACGTGGGCGAGCTGACCCCGGGCATCGCGGCGGTGGCCGCGCTCGCCGACTCGCCGTCGACCCTGCGGGGCGTGGCCCACCTGCGGCTGCACGAGACGGACCGGCTGGCCGCGCTCACCAAGGAGATCAACGAGCTGGGCGGTGACGTCACGGAGACGGCCGACGGCCTGCACATCCGCCCGCGCCCGCTGCACGGCGGGGTCTTCCACACCTACGAGGACCACCGCATGGCGACCGCCGGCGCGGTCATCGGCCTGGCGGTCGAGGGCGTGCGGATCGAGAACGTGGCGACGACGGCGAAGACCCTGCCGGACTTCCCCGAGCTGTGGACCGGGATGCTCGGACAGTAG
- a CDS encoding M50 family metallopeptidase: MDSLAALALPDLWDRLTGTQPDPDLWVVLATLGAALAVVLPHPVWRISRNAVTIAHEGGHGLIALLTGRQLTGIRLHSDTSGLTVSRGKPYGVGMILTAAAGYTAPSLLGLGGAALLATGRITLLLWAATALLVAMLVMIRNAYGVLTVVLAGGAFLLVSWLAGPQVQAAFAYAVVWFLLFGGVRPPFELQAKRSRGGAGDSDADQLSRLTHVPAGLWLFLFHAVSLCSLIGGGRWLLEG; this comes from the coding sequence ATGGACAGCCTCGCCGCCCTCGCGCTGCCCGACCTCTGGGACCGGCTCACCGGGACCCAGCCCGATCCCGACCTGTGGGTGGTGCTGGCCACCCTGGGGGCGGCGCTCGCCGTGGTCCTCCCGCACCCGGTGTGGCGGATATCCCGCAACGCGGTCACCATCGCGCACGAGGGCGGCCATGGTCTGATCGCCCTGCTCACCGGCCGGCAGCTCACCGGTATCCGGCTGCACTCCGACACCAGCGGGCTCACCGTGAGCCGGGGCAAGCCGTACGGGGTGGGCATGATCCTGACGGCCGCCGCGGGCTACACCGCCCCCTCGCTGCTGGGTCTCGGCGGGGCCGCGCTGCTGGCCACCGGGCGCATCACCCTGCTGCTGTGGGCGGCCACCGCCCTGCTGGTGGCGATGCTGGTGATGATCCGCAACGCGTACGGCGTGCTGACCGTGGTCCTCGCGGGCGGGGCGTTCCTGCTGGTGTCCTGGCTGGCGGGGCCGCAGGTGCAGGCGGCGTTCGCGTACGCGGTGGTGTGGTTCCTGCTGTTCGGCGGGGTACGGCCGCCGTTCGAGCTGCAGGCCAAGCGGTCCCGGGGCGGGGCCGGGGACTCGGACGCGGACCAGCTGTCCCGGCTGACGCACGTACCGGCGGGCCTGTGGCTGTTCCTGTTCCACGCGGTGTCCCTGTGCTCGCTGATCGGCGGCGGGCGCTGGCTGCTGGAAGGTTGA
- the rsgA gene encoding ribosome small subunit-dependent GTPase A codes for MRRYGKHTDEDDIRSRPNRKGNRPRTNIRPKHEDAAWGMVLTVDRGRLTCLVEDRAVMAMKARELGRKAAVVGDRVALVGDLSGRKDTLARIVRIEERSSVLRRTADDDDPYERVVVANADQLAIVTALADPEPRPRLIDRCLVAAYDGGLEPLLVMTKSDLAPPDKLLELYGDLDIPYVVTSREELDSGGAADRVREHLAGRVTAFVGHSGVGKTTLVNALVPQERRRLTGHVNAVTGRGRHTTTSALALPLAGADGWVVDTPGVRSFGLAHIDPSRVIHAFPDLEPGTEGCPRACSHDEPDCALDAWVEQGHADPARLYSLRRLLATRERTEGD; via the coding sequence ATGCGCCGCTACGGCAAGCACACCGACGAGGACGACATCCGCAGCCGTCCCAACCGCAAGGGCAACCGGCCCCGGACGAACATCCGGCCCAAGCACGAGGACGCGGCCTGGGGCATGGTCCTCACCGTCGACCGGGGGCGGCTGACCTGCCTCGTGGAGGACCGGGCCGTCATGGCGATGAAGGCCCGCGAGCTGGGCCGCAAGGCGGCCGTGGTGGGCGACCGGGTGGCCCTGGTCGGTGACCTGTCCGGCAGGAAGGACACCCTCGCGCGGATCGTCCGCATCGAGGAGCGGTCGTCGGTGCTGCGCCGTACCGCCGACGACGACGATCCGTACGAGCGGGTGGTCGTCGCCAACGCCGACCAGCTGGCGATCGTGACGGCCCTGGCCGATCCGGAGCCGCGGCCCCGGCTGATCGACCGCTGTCTGGTCGCGGCCTACGACGGCGGTCTGGAGCCGCTGCTGGTGATGACCAAGTCGGACCTGGCCCCGCCGGACAAGCTGCTGGAGCTGTACGGCGACCTGGACATCCCCTACGTCGTCACCAGCCGGGAGGAACTGGACAGCGGCGGCGCGGCGGACCGGGTGCGCGAGCACCTGGCCGGCCGGGTCACCGCGTTCGTGGGGCACTCGGGCGTCGGCAAGACGACGCTGGTCAACGCGCTGGTGCCGCAGGAGCGCCGACGTCTGACGGGTCATGTGAACGCGGTGACGGGCCGCGGCCGGCACACCACCACCTCCGCCCTGGCGCTGCCGCTGGCCGGTGCGGACGGCTGGGTCGTCGACACCCCGGGCGTCCGTTCCTTCGGGCTCGCGCACATCGATCCGTCGCGGGTGATCCACGCCTTCCCGGACCTCGAACCCGGCACCGAGGGCTGCCCGCGCGCGTGCAGCCACGACGAGCCGGACTGCGCGCTGGACGCGTGGGTCGAGCAGGGGCACGCGGACCCGGCGCGGCTGTACTCGCTGCGCCGGCTGCTGGCCACCCGGGAGCGCACGGAAGGCGACTGA
- a CDS encoding DMT family transporter codes for MAWLLVIVAGLLETGFAVCLKLSHGFTRLWPTIAFASFALGSFGLLTLSLKKLDVGPAYAVWTGIGAAGTAIYGMVFLGDLVSTLKIVSISLVIVGVIGLQLSGSAH; via the coding sequence ATGGCGTGGCTGCTGGTCATAGTGGCCGGACTTCTGGAGACCGGCTTCGCCGTGTGCCTGAAGCTCTCGCACGGGTTCACGCGCCTGTGGCCGACGATCGCCTTCGCGTCGTTCGCCCTCGGCAGCTTCGGTCTGCTCACCCTGTCCCTGAAGAAACTGGACGTCGGCCCCGCCTACGCCGTGTGGACCGGCATCGGCGCGGCGGGCACCGCGATCTACGGCATGGTCTTCCTCGGCGACCTGGTCTCCACCCTGAAGATCGTCTCCATCAGCCTGGTCATCGTCGGGGTCATCGGGCTGCAGCTGTCGGGCTCCGCCCACTGA
- the hisN gene encoding histidinol-phosphatase, whose protein sequence is MPDYLDDLRLAHVLADAADAATTARFKALDLKVETKPDMTPVSEADKAAEELIRGQLQRARPRDAVLGEEYGIEGTGPRRWVIDPIDGTKNYVRGVPVWATLISLMEAGEGGYQPVVGVVSAPALGRRWWAAKGHGAFTGRNLTSATRIHASRVGKLADASFAYSSLSGWEEQGRLDGFLDLTRQVWRTRAYGDFWPYMMVAEGSVDICAEPELSLWDMAANAIIVTEAGGTFTGLDGRPGPHSGNAAASNGLLHDELLGYLNQRR, encoded by the coding sequence ATGCCCGACTACCTGGACGACCTCCGCCTCGCCCACGTCCTCGCGGACGCGGCCGACGCCGCCACCACGGCCCGCTTCAAGGCCCTCGACCTGAAGGTGGAGACGAAGCCGGACATGACTCCGGTGAGCGAAGCGGACAAGGCGGCGGAAGAACTGATCCGCGGCCAGCTCCAGCGCGCCCGCCCCCGGGACGCCGTCCTCGGCGAGGAGTACGGTATCGAGGGCACCGGCCCCCGCCGCTGGGTGATCGACCCGATCGACGGCACCAAGAACTACGTCCGCGGCGTCCCCGTGTGGGCGACGCTGATCTCCCTGATGGAGGCCGGCGAGGGCGGCTACCAGCCCGTCGTCGGCGTCGTCTCCGCCCCCGCCCTCGGCCGACGCTGGTGGGCCGCGAAGGGCCACGGCGCCTTCACCGGCCGCAACCTGACCTCCGCGACCCGCATCCACGCCTCCCGCGTCGGCAAGCTCGCGGACGCCTCCTTCGCGTACTCCTCGCTGTCCGGCTGGGAGGAGCAGGGCCGCCTGGACGGCTTCCTGGACCTCACCCGCCAGGTGTGGCGCACGCGCGCGTACGGCGACTTCTGGCCGTACATGATGGTCGCCGAGGGGTCCGTGGACATCTGCGCCGAGCCCGAGTTGTCCCTGTGGGACATGGCCGCGAACGCGATCATCGTGACGGAGGCGGGTGGCACCTTCACCGGCCTCGACGGCCGCCCGGGCCCGCACAGCGGCAACGCGGCGGCGTCCAACGGCCTGCTCCACGACGAGTTGCTGGGGTATCTCAACCAGCGCCGCTGA
- a CDS encoding TetR/AcrR family transcriptional regulator, which produces MPAARESLLEAAYTALARRPWSAVRMVDVAASAGVSRQTLYNEFGSKDGLARALVRREADGYLAGVERALAGSAGAPARLIATAEWTAAAARDNALVRAMLTGCWTERLPSPPLTAVPSTSPVPAQRRADGPLPAPRDFVRIVRDRAATALAGPGAAPADTAELLRSCELVVRLALSCVAAPPGEGGMEQLVRAVLPRHLV; this is translated from the coding sequence ATGCCTGCTGCCCGGGAATCGCTGTTGGAGGCCGCGTACACGGCGCTGGCGCGCCGGCCGTGGTCGGCGGTGCGGATGGTGGACGTGGCGGCCTCGGCGGGCGTGTCCCGGCAGACCCTCTACAACGAGTTCGGCAGCAAGGACGGCCTGGCCCGGGCGCTGGTGCGGCGGGAGGCCGACGGATACCTCGCCGGTGTCGAGCGGGCCCTCGCCGGCTCCGCCGGGGCACCCGCCCGGCTGATCGCCACCGCCGAGTGGACGGCCGCCGCCGCCCGGGACAACGCGCTGGTCCGGGCCATGCTCACCGGCTGCTGGACCGAGCGGCTGCCGAGCCCGCCGCTCACCGCCGTACCCTCCACCTCGCCGGTACCGGCGCAGCGCCGGGCGGACGGGCCGCTGCCAGCGCCCCGCGACTTCGTGCGGATCGTCCGGGACCGCGCCGCGACCGCGCTGGCCGGCCCCGGCGCCGCCCCGGCCGACACCGCGGAGCTGCTGCGCTCCTGCGAGCTGGTCGTCCGCCTCGCCCTGTCCTGCGTGGCGGCGCCGCCGGGGGAGGGCGGGATGGAGCAGCTGGTGCGGGCGGTGCTCCCGCGGCACCTGGTGTGA